The Ichthyobacterium seriolicida sequence GTAATTTTAAGGCTCCTGACTTCAGCAAGTCTAAAGTTCCTACTGCTGGGGCAACTAGAACTAGAACTAGGATGAATTAAGAATTTATGTTTTAATTTTTAAGATATATTCTAATGAAAGCAAAAGTTTTAGGTTAAAAGTATTGTTTTATTGATTATTTCTAAGGAATTATACATCTAACTCAGTTTATAAACAATTTATTTTTATTCCTCATTTTTGAGGAATATCTAAAATGATCTAGATTTGGTTAACCCCCTTTAAAATTAACACCTAATATCAAATATTGAAATATAACCATGAATAATCTGGGTTAAATACGTCAATTTACTAGTTTTTTAGCTTCAATACGTAGGCAAAATAATCGTAAAATACACCTGAATTCTGCCTCAGAAATTCTCAAGCGAATTATATACTCATTTTTCATAGATAACATAAGGTTTTACACGCATGTAAATTTACCCTAAGTTGTTTTGAACCTTTTTTTTAAAAAATAAATTATTCAATGATATCTATTAACCTAGCACAGAATAACATAGAAATTTTAATGGACTTATATGACATAAGGTGTTTTTATTGATTATTTATTTAGAATAAATAAATATATATATATTTGTTTCCGAATAGCATGTGTCGTCAGAAGTAGTTTTAAAAAAAAGTTTATGATAGAAATTATGAAACTCAAAAGATTATCATTGTTTTTACTATGTGCAGTTTTGTCGTTTAATTCTTGCATTAAACATAATAAGAGTAGTACAGATACTAGTAGTGTAGATAATGATGTGAAAAAGACCAAGCCAATTAATTTTATATCAAAATGGAAAATAGGCGAAGAAATAGATGAAGACAAAACAATTGTATTGCCTATATACAATGGCGGTGATTATGATTTTCATGTAGACTGGGGAGATGGAACAGAAAAACAACACATTAATTCAGATAATCTGAATAGTAAATCACACACATATAAAGCTCCTGGGGAATACTCTATAACCATTACAGGAAAAATTAAAGGGTTTAATTTCGGATTGGTTGATAAAAGTAGATCTAAAATAATTGAAATTTTAGATTGGGGAAATTTAAACTTTGGGCATAATGAAAATGGAGCATATTTTAAAAATTGTAGGAATCTGACAACTATACCGTCCCTTCCCCCTGATTTGGAAGGTATCACCAATATGAAAGACATGTTTAATTTATGTTTTAAACTTAATGGAGATGTGAGTAACTGGGACGTGTCTAAGGTTACTGATATGTCCAGTATGTTTTTCGGGTGCAATAGTTTTACTGGAAAAGGACTAAAAACTTGGGACGTATCTAATGTTACTAACGTACGATCTATGTTCAGTTTAGCAATAAGTGTAACTGAAGATCTGAGCGGATGGAATGTAAATAAAGTTAACGCTTGCGGTGATTTCGTTACAACAAAAATTAAAATTCCCCAAAGATTTCCTAGGTGTACAGAGTTACCATATTTAGATCCTTCGTTACTGCTACCAAAACAGTTGAAAAATGGAGAATAGGTATTTGGTATTAATATTTCTAATTACAGAAATATTCTGTTCTTGCTCTAGAGATACTAGTAATATTAAGCCTAATAGTTTCATATCAAAATGGAAAATAAGTGAAGGGAAAAATGAAAGTAATACTGTTATACTGCCCTTATATCCTGGCGGTGATTACGATTTTCATGTAGACTGGGGAGATGGAACAGAAAAGCAACGTATTACTTCAGATAATCTTAAATACAGGTCCCACGAATACAAAGTTGTTGGGGAATACTGTATAACCATTACAGGTAAAATTATCGGTTTTAATTTTACTTTAGCCGAAAGTTTGGATGAAGGGACTAGTACATCCAAAATAATAGAAATTTTAGATTGGGGCGATTTGGAGTTAGGTTATGGCAATAATTTAGGATCTCATTTTAAGTATTGTTCAAATTTAACAACTCTTCCATCTTCTGCTCCTAATTTGATTGAGCTTACCAATATGAAGGAGATGTTTTTTTTGTGTACTAAACTTGATGCTGATCTAGGTAATTGGGACGTATCTAAGGTCACTAACATGGAGAGTATGTTTGAAGGTTGCGAAAGTTTTGTAGGCAGAGGTTTAAAAAATTGGGATGTATCTAATGTAAATAATATGACAACAATGTTCAGCATGGTTTGGGCAATGGGTGAAGATTTAAGCCGATGGAATGTGAGTAATGTAGCAAATCATCGTGGGTTTTATTTAAAGCATTCTCCTAACGGAGTTTTTTCTTCTTCTACAGAAGCAAATAAATCAATGGGTAATTTTAAAGCTCCTGACTTCAGTAAGTCTAAAGTTCCTACTACTGGGGCAACTAGAACTAAGAACTAGGATGAATTAAGAATTTATGTTTTAATTTCTAAGATATGTTTTAATGAAAGCAAAAGTTTTAGGTTCAAGACAACTTAACCTGGATTATTCATAGTCATATGAATTTTTCAGGTTAAAAATATTGTTTTATTGATTATTTCTAAGGAATTATGCATCTAACTCAGTTTATAAACAATTTATTTTTATTCCTCATTTTTGGGGAATATCTAAAGTGATCTAGATTTGCTTAACCCCCCTTTAAAATTAACATCTCATATCAAATATTGAAATATAACCATGAATAATCGGGGTTAATTCCCTCTACTTTTCAATAGAGAAATAAATCATTAGCTAAAATGAGAGTAGCATTATTTTAAATTGGGAGAGATTTTTATAAATCTCACTGAGTAAATTGAAATATTCTAGCAATATTATCTATCAAAACACTTTAAAGCCTAGTCTAAAAGATTGATTCTTTTTTAGCAGTTTATATTACTTGCAGACCATTTATATTTAATCAAATATTAATCAAACTCAGGTTCGTAATAATTAAAATACTCCATACATTTGCAGGACGTCAATTTCTAAAATGGTATAAAATGACTGCAAATAATTTAGAAGATCAAAATAGAGAACTAGAAAAATATGGAATAAAAAACTCCATTCCTCTTTGGAATTTAGAACCTATGGAGTTACAAAAAATCACAATAGAAAAAGGTCTTGGAAAGATTTCAAGCACAGGAGCCTTATCTATAAATACAGGAAAATTTACTGGTCGTTCGCCTAAAGATAGATTTATAGTAGAAGATGATATAACTAAAGACACCATATGGTGGGGATCTACAAATATTCCTTTTAGCTCTAAAAATTTCGACATATTATACCAAGATTTAGTCGATTACTTATCTAATAGAGAGATTTACATAAGGGACGCCCAAGTGTGCTCCGATCCATTGTATAAGACTGATATTAGGATAATTACAGAGCTTCCATGGTCTAATATTTTTGCTTATAACATGTTTATAAGACCAACTGAGGAATATCTAAAAAGTAATTTTGATCCAGAATGGATTGTTTTGAACGCTCCAGGATTTTCAGCAAAAAAAGAAATTCACCAAACTAGACAGGAAAATTTTTCTATTCTGAATTTCAGCAAAAAGATAGCTATAATAGGGGGAAGCGCGTATACTGGAGAAATCAAAAAAGGAATCTTTTCAACTATGAACTTTGTGCTGCCTACAGAAAAAAATGTCTTGCCTATGCACTGTTCGGCCAATGTGGGCAATAGCGGAGATACTGCTATATTTTTTGGGTTATCTGGAACTGGAAAAACTACATTATCTGCAGATCCAAATAGAAAACTAATAGGAGATGACGAACACGGATGGTCTAGTGAAAATAAAATATTCAATTTTGAAGGAGGATGCTATGCAAAAGCCATAGGTCTGTGTGAAGAAAACGAACCTGATATATTCAGAGCTGTAAAACAAGGAGCTATTTTAGAAAATATAATATTCAAAGAAGGAACTAACGAAGTTGATTATTACGACAGCAGCATAACTGAAAATACTAGAGTCAGTTATCCTATAGAACATATAGAAAATATAAAAGTCCCTTCCATAGGAGAAAATCTTAAAAATATATTTTTCCTCACCTGTGACGCTTTTGGAGTTCTGCCTCCCTTATCTAAATTGACACCTAATCAAGCTGCTTTTTATTTTATATCTGGATACACTGCTAAGGTGGCTGGTACAGAAGATGGAGTTGTAGAGCCTATTCCTTCATTCTCGGCTTGTTTTGGAGAACCATTTATGCCTTTGCATCCGACTAAATACGCTGAGATGTTAAGCGATAAAATACAGAGCTCAAAAGCTAAGGTATGGCTGATAAATACAGGTTGGTCGGGAGGCCCTTATGGAGTAGGAGAGAGAATTAGTATAAAGTATACTAGATCTATGATTACTGCTGCATTAGAAGATAAATTAGATAGTGTTCCATATAATACTATGCCAATATTTGGATTATCCATACCGACTGAATGTCCTAATATCCCTTCAGATTTATTAGATCCTAGGAATACTTGGAAAGACAAAAGTGAGTATGATAAAAAATTATATGAATTAGCCGTTTCTTTTAATAAAAACTTTGAGAAGTTTGCTAATTGTGCAAATAAAGAAATTTTATCTAGCGCTCCCTCTATAAAAAAAGATACTGTCTCATAAAGTATGTAAATAAGGATTCTGGTTGTTATTTTTCTACCGAAAAATCCATCACCTAAGTATTTTCTTTTTTTATTAAAAGTTTTTTTTAGGAAAATGTGAATTTATAGGTATTAAAATAGGAGTGTAAAATCACCCCTATTTGCAATAATTTCAACCTGAGTTCGATTAATAATTTGTTTGACAAAAACGCTTTAATCCTAGTTAATTCAAGGCTTTTGAATGTTTTAACCTAAGCAAATTATTAATCGAACTCAGATATATAAGAAATTGTTTTGGCTAGACGTTCGCCAGTGTTTTTCCAAATTAAGTTCTTCCATTGCCGCGTAGTGAGTTCTGTCATGAAATATTTTCTTCACATCCATCAAATATTTTTTCCCTTCAAAGAAAGCTTTAAAAAATTAACCCAGATTATTCATAGTCATATGAATTTTTCAAGTTAAAAATATTGTTTTACTCAGTATTTCTGAGTAATTATCAATCTAATTCAGATTATAAATAATGTACGTTAATTCCTCACTTTTGGGCTTTATGTAAAATGGTTGTTTTTGGTTAAAGCCCTTTAAAATTAACACTTATACCCAATATTGAAATATAACCGTGAATAATCCGAGTTAAGAAATCTCAGGAAGCTTTTAATGGTATTAGAACTGCCTTTGATGCTGTTGAATCTGCTAAGAAGAAAATAGCTGTGTCTAGTTAAATATTCTCTAAAGAGATCATAAATCCTATTCTAATAGATCAAAAATAAAACTACTAAAACGAGATATTTTAATCACTTAGTTGGTATGCTTACCAGAATGCTTTCTTTTAAATGAAAATCTGTTTTTTTTCAACGCTTCTCCTAAGAGGAAAAGTAATAGAGTTATTTTAATAGCTGAGAAAATAGAACCACAAGGGCTATAAGCATTGTAGAGATCAAAATGCCTCTCAAATAGTAATCTTTTTGCATCTTGCTAAGGATGATGAATATAATTAGATTCGGTAATGTTAAAAGAGATATTAACTTATAGTAAATGTTAGTTTTTACTATAGTGTCTATAAATATATCAAAATCTTTACCTGTAGATATGAAGTACATATAGAAAAATAAGGCTGGGAAAATAAATCCTAATAAGGATCCTATGAATATCTGTTTTTTCATAGATTATACGTTTTTTATAACCATAGCAGAGGCTCCACCTCCTCCGTTACAGACTCCTGCAACACCTAAAGTGGCTTTTTTTTGTTTTAAAATATTTATAAGAGAAACTACTATTCTGGCTCCTGAACAGCCCAAAGGGTGACCAAGAGATACAGCCCCTCCATTTACATTTAACTTTTGAGGCGATATTTTTAACAGTTCAGCATTAACTATTCCCACTACAGAAAAAGCTTCATTTAATTCGAAATAATCTATTTCTGATACAGAGATATTCCCTTTATTCAAAGCATTTTCAATAGCTTTAGTAGGAGTTATTGTAAACCATTCTGGTTCATTAGCAGCATCGGCATAAGTAATTATTTCTGCTATAGGCTTTATGTTTAAAGTCGCAGCTTTTTCTTCACTCATCAAAATTAAGACGCAAGCTCCATCGCTGATAGTAGACGAATTAGCCGCAGTTACGGTTCCCTCTTTCTTAAAGACAGGTTTTAAGAGAGGTATTTTGTCTAAAATCACATTTTTATACTCTTGATCTTCATCAATAATAATAGTATTGCCCTTTTTGTCACTTATCTTAACGGGTACTATCTCTTGTTTGAATCTCCCTGCCTTCCAAGCCTCGGCCGAACGATTATAAGAACTAATAGCAAACGAATCTTGTTTTTCTCTACTTACAGAGTATCTCTCTGCACACTGTTCCGCACAATATCCCATATGCACATGGTTATATACATCTGTGAGACCATCTTTGATCAATCCATCTTCCAAAGGCATATTGCCTAATTTTGATTTCATATTGGATCTAGATAGATAGTACGGAACATTAGACATGCTTTCCATCCCGCCAGCTACTACTACATGGGCATCACCAGATTTTATAGCTTGAGCAGCTATAATAATAGACTTCATGCCCGATGAACAAACTCTATTAATCGTAGTACAAGGAACTGTATAATCTATTCCAGCTAAAATAGAAGCTTGCCTAGCAGGAGCTTGACCTAATCCAGCCTGATAGACATTGCCCATATAGACTTCATCTATGAGTGAAGGATTTAGATCGATCTTTTCTAAGGCCCCCGATATTGCTATAGAACCTAATTTTGGCGCAGATAGTCCAGATAAAGAGCCCATAAAACTGCCTATAGGTGTCCTAACGGCCGAAGCTATAACTACTTTTTTCATATTATTTTTAATAAGGCTGTTGAAAACTATTAATAAAATTTCATGAAAAATATTTCAAAGTCTAAATAACTCATTGATATTTTGCCCTCACCCAATAAAGGATAAACAGCGCAATTTATAATATAATTAGGGTTTAGGATTGAAATTAATTCATTTTATTTTTTCAAATCTCCAAGGTTTAAAGAATCTTTTTTATCCTCCTTGTCTTTTAGATATTTAGATAAATTATCTAATAATTCTTTAGCTTTTTTAGCCTCTTCCGATTTAGAATGATGAAATAATATGAATTCTAAATTATCTTTATAACTAGAGATTTCACTCACTTTAGCAAATGCGTATGATTTTAACAATTCAAATTTTGGACTTATGTCACTAAAAGGATAGTCTTTAACAGCGTTTTTGCAAATTGCTATTGTTGAAGTGTAGTCTTTTGAAGTGTATTTTTTGTAGGCGTCTCTATAAATAGAATAAATCTCCATCTTGGTGTCTTTCCCCTCATATTTTTCAAGAGGATTGGATATTAAATGAGCATATCTAGAATTAGGACCTAATTTTAAAACTTTATCCCTGTAAAAAGAAACTGAATCGGAGACTCCTAAATCCTTATAAATCTTATATAGATTGTAATTAATAGGTATTTCGAAATTTTTTGCAGGCTTGTAATTCATCAATTTTATAAAGGTGTTTTTTGCTAAAACATCTCTTTTAAAGACCTCTTTGTAGACAACCCCTAATTTGTAAAGCGATGTATTTCTAGATTGTTCTATCCTTTCTATATCTTCTCTTGCCTTTGGATAATCATTTAATAAACTGTCTATAGTCTTAGAATCTTCTATATCTGAAATTCTTTTTTTTTCTTCCTCTGTCTTTTTTTCTATACTCTCTAAATCATTTTTTACTTTATTTTTTCTGTCATTAATAGTTCTCCAGTTATCTTGTAGTCGTCTATTATCCCATACTTCGACAAAATACTCTTTGCCTTCATCTATTTGTATACTGTTGTAAAAATAAAAATCACCTGTTTTAGTTTCTTTCTCAACTTTTTCTTTTTGGAGGATTAGCTTATTTTTACTAATCCTATTATCTTCTACTTGCTTTTTTATTACAGATTTTAACTTATCTATTGGCATAGAGGATAAAAGCAATATGCTATCACTGCGTTTTATCTCTAACATATAGGAAACTATATTTTTTAGATTACTCTTTTTTCTAGAAATATTTGCTGTTTCAATCCAATCTTTCTCTGCTTGATCTAGGCATTCTCGGTATCTCTGTTTTGCCAAAATATATTCGGCATTATCGAAATATATATCTCCTAGTTTAGCATTAGATAACACCTTAGTGTTTTTATCAGCAGTATCGGAATTGACAGTTTTTTCAAAAAACTTTATAGCAGATATGGTATCTCTAATTTTAAGATAAGCATAGCCTATATTGTAATATATCAACCCTTCATAAATGCTGCTCTCATCGTTTTCCATTATTTTTCGCATTTCGTATATGATGGATTTGATATTATCTCTATGTTCATGATCGAGCCCGTTTAATTTGCTAATAAGAGCTAGAATATTCATTTTTGGAGATATATCAGCTTTTATAACCTGATCTGCATAATGCGAGATTTTTTTTCCCTCATCTAATTTTGCATACAACTGAGACAATATCAAAATACATTTAATCTTATAGTTTTGATCACTTATGAGATTTATAGCCTTTTCTAATACACTTATGGCTTGTCTATACTTAGAAATTTTTATCAGAGTTTGAGCATAAGTTATATACAGATCTAACTTGATATCTACATTATTAATTTTATTACTGTTGAGATACATATGTTTAAGATCTTCCTCTATTATAGATTCATTTCCTAAATGATTTTGACATTTAAAGGTCCATATCTTGGTCTCTGTATAAGTGTTGCTATCTCGGATATTGTGTATTATGTAGTTAAAGGCTTCCAAGGCAGATAGATACTCAGATTTAAGATAGTTTACTTTTGCAAGGAGTAAATAAGAACTAGGTATTTGAGTATTTAATTCTGCTCCATTTACCATTACAGAGTATTCCTGTATGGCTTTTGTGGTTTTATTAATAACAGAATCTAATTCTATTTTGATATCTGTATTTTTAGAAAAGAATACAGAGTCGTACTGGCCGACTTCTTCTAGAGGAAAGATGCCATAGATGTTTTCTTTGCTTTTTTCTTCTTTTTCTTTCAAAAGATTTATAGCTTTATTATATCTCTTTTCAGCGTTGAATAATATATTGAAATACGTGACCATCTCTTTGTATTTAACATTGAGAAAATTATCTGAAGAACAAGAGATAAAAAGTGAAAAATACAGGCAAAACAAAATATTCTTCCCTATATTGATCTTATCATAAAACATTAAATATGGATTCAATTTCACTATGAGTGGTAGTAAGTAATTTCATTAATCCTAAATATTCAAGATATCAAGTGCATTTTTTTAAAGCCTTCCCTTAATATGTAGGAACAAAATAAGACATGGTTACAGTATGGCTGTTTACTATTGATCAAACGTACAAAAAAATATATTTTGTGTGATTAATAAAAATATTTTCAATCAAGAGCTTCCTAAAAAGAAAAAAAAGTTGTTACTTTGTCGGCTCTCTCTGATATAAGCCATAAATTTGGTGTGTTAAAGAGTGGTTTTTTTAATAAAAAATTAAATTCGATTAATTTCATGTCGAGAATTTGTGAGATTACGGGCAAGAAGGCTATGGTGGGAAACAATGTTTCTCATGCTAATAACAGAACAAAGAGAAGATTTGATATAAACCTTCATAAAAAGAGATTCTATATCCTAGAAGAAGATAGGTGGATAACTCTGAAAGTTTCTGCTTACGGTATAAAGGTTATAAATAAGAAAGGTATTTCTTTGGCTCTTAAGGAGGCTAAGGAGAATGGTTTTCTAAAGTGATCGTCTGAGTGAATATATATTTATACTAATGGCTAAGAAAAAAATAAATAATGTTCAAGTAGTACTAGAGTGTACAGAACATAGAAATAGCGGGATGCCTGGAGCTTCTAGGTATATTACCACTAAGAATAAGAAAAACAATCCCGACAGGATGGAACGTAGAAAATACAATCCTGTTTTGAAGAAAGTCACTATACACAAAGAAATAAAATAGTCTAAATAAAATGGCAAAAAAAGCTGTAGCAAGTCTACAAACAGGGGCGAAAAAGATGGTGAAAGCCATAAAAATGTTGAAGTCTGAGAAAACTGGTTCTTATACCTTTAAGCACAAGATTCTAAATGTGGAAGAAGTTAAAGATTTCT is a genomic window containing:
- a CDS encoding BspA family leucine-rich repeat surface protein; translated protein: MKLKRLSLFLLCAVLSFNSCIKHNKSSTDTSSVDNDVKKTKPINFISKWKIGEEIDEDKTIVLPIYNGGDYDFHVDWGDGTEKQHINSDNLNSKSHTYKAPGEYSITITGKIKGFNFGLVDKSRSKIIEILDWGNLNFGHNENGAYFKNCRNLTTIPSLPPDLEGITNMKDMFNLCFKLNGDVSNWDVSKVTDMSSMFFGCNSFTGKGLKTWDVSNVTNVRSMFSLAISVTEDLSGWNVNKVNACGDFVTTKIKIPQRFPRCTELPYLDPSLLLPKQLKNGE
- a CDS encoding BspA family leucine-rich repeat surface protein, which encodes MENRYLVLIFLITEIFCSCSRDTSNIKPNSFISKWKISEGKNESNTVILPLYPGGDYDFHVDWGDGTEKQRITSDNLKYRSHEYKVVGEYCITITGKIIGFNFTLAESLDEGTSTSKIIEILDWGDLELGYGNNLGSHFKYCSNLTTLPSSAPNLIELTNMKEMFFLCTKLDADLGNWDVSKVTNMESMFEGCESFVGRGLKNWDVSNVNNMTTMFSMVWAMGEDLSRWNVSNVANHRGFYLKHSPNGVFSSSTEANKSMGNFKAPDFSKSKVPTTGATRTKN
- the pckA gene encoding phosphoenolpyruvate carboxykinase (ATP), with the protein product MTANNLEDQNRELEKYGIKNSIPLWNLEPMELQKITIEKGLGKISSTGALSINTGKFTGRSPKDRFIVEDDITKDTIWWGSTNIPFSSKNFDILYQDLVDYLSNREIYIRDAQVCSDPLYKTDIRIITELPWSNIFAYNMFIRPTEEYLKSNFDPEWIVLNAPGFSAKKEIHQTRQENFSILNFSKKIAIIGGSAYTGEIKKGIFSTMNFVLPTEKNVLPMHCSANVGNSGDTAIFFGLSGTGKTTLSADPNRKLIGDDEHGWSSENKIFNFEGGCYAKAIGLCEENEPDIFRAVKQGAILENIIFKEGTNEVDYYDSSITENTRVSYPIEHIENIKVPSIGENLKNIFFLTCDAFGVLPPLSKLTPNQAAFYFISGYTAKVAGTEDGVVEPIPSFSACFGEPFMPLHPTKYAEMLSDKIQSSKAKVWLINTGWSGGPYGVGERISIKYTRSMITAALEDKLDSVPYNTMPIFGLSIPTECPNIPSDLLDPRNTWKDKSEYDKKLYELAVSFNKNFEKFANCANKEILSSAPSIKKDTVS
- a CDS encoding acetyl-CoA C-acyltransferase — its product is MKKVVIASAVRTPIGSFMGSLSGLSAPKLGSIAISGALEKIDLNPSLIDEVYMGNVYQAGLGQAPARQASILAGIDYTVPCTTINRVCSSGMKSIIIAAQAIKSGDAHVVVAGGMESMSNVPYYLSRSNMKSKLGNMPLEDGLIKDGLTDVYNHVHMGYCAEQCAERYSVSREKQDSFAISSYNRSAEAWKAGRFKQEIVPVKISDKKGNTIIIDEDQEYKNVILDKIPLLKPVFKKEGTVTAANSSTISDGACVLILMSEEKAATLNIKPIAEIITYADAANEPEWFTITPTKAIENALNKGNISVSEIDYFELNEAFSVVGIVNAELLKISPQKLNVNGGAVSLGHPLGCSGARIVVSLINILKQKKATLGVAGVCNGGGGASAMVIKNV
- the porW gene encoding type IX secretion system periplasmic lipoprotein PorW/SprE; this encodes MNPYLMFYDKINIGKNILFCLYFSLFISCSSDNFLNVKYKEMVTYFNILFNAEKRYNKAINLLKEKEEKSKENIYGIFPLEEVGQYDSVFFSKNTDIKIELDSVINKTTKAIQEYSVMVNGAELNTQIPSSYLLLAKVNYLKSEYLSALEAFNYIIHNIRDSNTYTETKIWTFKCQNHLGNESIIEEDLKHMYLNSNKINNVDIKLDLYITYAQTLIKISKYRQAISVLEKAINLISDQNYKIKCILILSQLYAKLDEGKKISHYADQVIKADISPKMNILALISKLNGLDHEHRDNIKSIIYEMRKIMENDESSIYEGLIYYNIGYAYLKIRDTISAIKFFEKTVNSDTADKNTKVLSNAKLGDIYFDNAEYILAKQRYRECLDQAEKDWIETANISRKKSNLKNIVSYMLEIKRSDSILLLSSMPIDKLKSVIKKQVEDNRISKNKLILQKEKVEKETKTGDFYFYNSIQIDEGKEYFVEVWDNRRLQDNWRTINDRKNKVKNDLESIEKKTEEEKKRISDIEDSKTIDSLLNDYPKAREDIERIEQSRNTSLYKLGVVYKEVFKRDVLAKNTFIKLMNYKPAKNFEIPINYNLYKIYKDLGVSDSVSFYRDKVLKLGPNSRYAHLISNPLEKYEGKDTKMEIYSIYRDAYKKYTSKDYTSTIAICKNAVKDYPFSDISPKFELLKSYAFAKVSEISSYKDNLEFILFHHSKSEEAKKAKELLDNLSKYLKDKEDKKDSLNLGDLKK
- the rpmB gene encoding 50S ribosomal protein L28, producing the protein MSRICEITGKKAMVGNNVSHANNRTKRRFDINLHKKRFYILEEDRWITLKVSAYGIKVINKKGISLALKEAKENGFLK
- the rpmG gene encoding 50S ribosomal protein L33, which codes for MAKKKINNVQVVLECTEHRNSGMPGASRYITTKNKKNNPDRMERRKYNPVLKKVTIHKEIK
- a CDS encoding DUF4295 domain-containing protein; translated protein: MAKKAVASLQTGAKKMVKAIKMLKSEKTGSYTFKHKILNVEEVKDFFDNTSSSK